tttatttattttctttactttcactAAACTTTGAGCGCACTTGTTCATTTTACTCCGCATTGTGAATACGGTGGCACTTTTATACCATAataggctaaataaataataataaaagcgttaataaaatattcacactgATACAAATACAAAggtttcaacaaataaaaacacaaaatgcgCTTCGAATTAAAGTTATTTGGAGCTTACGACAGTTGCTTTGCGACACCTCATGAACGGCTTACAGGCACCGCCTCTTATGACGAAAACAGGCCGGTTGACCAATCACAAACGGCGTGAGTCGTCCGTGATTGGTCGGAGCGAGTACCTTCGTCATCACTACACAGGAAGTGTGTTCCGAAAGAAGCGTCGTGCCGCGCCGAGCTCCTCAGTGATTTTGGATCAATCTGAGCGATTAGAAGCGATTAATAGCGTCATTCAGCGATTCGTTCCCCGTGTGTTTGAGCCATGGTCGGGGTGAAGGTGATCGGGACTGACTCAGAGTTCCAGGCGGAGCTGAGCGGCGCCGGATCCAGGCTGGCCGTGGTGAAGTTCACCATGAGCGGGTGAGTGAGCGAGCGTGAGGCCGCTGCAGCCGAACCCAACAGAAccgagaacacacacactcacacacacactctctctctctctcccacacacacacacctgacggGGGACTGAGAGCACAGACAGACCCGCCTGAAACCGGACTGAACGGAGGAAGAGAACTCAACCAACACCGGCGTGACttagcaaaacacacacacactcacacactcactcactcactcactcacagcAGACAGGTTCAGGTACAAGTACCGTGTATACCCTGTGTCTCTGTCAGCTGTAGCGCTTTGACttcaaatatttactaaatagaTACAAGATCACATGACATGCAGGTTAATACACAATGCATTGTGTATTAAGTTTAAtttgaaaaggttttattttgaaagtattttagtCATTAATAATCATCAATacattagtatttatatatatatatatatatatatatatatatatatatatatatatatatatatatatatatacataattatttaaatttagcattgttttgatttaatttattataaaatgcttgttcttattgtcattattattattaacgttaaagttgaaaatgtagtttataaCTGCTCCAACTAATATTTAGTAGGAggatttgaattttattttatttttttatctatttttactGCAATTTAGTGCCTTgtgatgttattttatatagtttgaAGATCATTAGACTTGTTGTGCAGTTGTTTTTTAGTCAAATCATTAGTTagttgtgaaattttattacgAAGTGATTTCTGCACTTTATTTCTTCCGGCGTGTGTGTTGTCCGGTGATTAAATGCttgtgttatttgtgtgtgtctgtggtgtttTTCTCTGTCCAGGTGTCGTCCTTGTGTCAGAATAGCTCCAGCGTTCAACATGTTGAGCAACAAATATCCTCAGGTTGTGTTTCTGGAAGTCGATGTGCATGTTTGTCAGGTGAGAGTGTGCTTCTTATGTAGagaaaccctttttttttttctgttcctaAATCCAGTTTGTAATTTGACATCAATAATCATAAAGCAGAACAggctttaaatgaaacaatttttttttttacaattttgttcaTAACAATACGATCAACAttagcagaaaataaataaataaataatttatacatacatataaataattatatatattaatcaccTAATTTGTTGTTCcaaaatgggaaaaaataataatatatatatatatatatatatatatatatatatatatatatatatatatatatatatatatatataagctatttagataatctttttatattctaggtatattattatcaaaaattGTATTAGTTTTCTGTCCTTTATCAcaggttttgtatttatttttggatctAATTGATAATAAGGTCTCATCGTACTTGCAAGTAAAAATGACTCAgtgacacaaataaaacaaatccagtttttaatgcatgtagaaaatcttttttattattattaaataactcAATTAGACTGTTAATTTAATCCTCTGAATCTAGTAATCTCTAGTCTaattctgttctttaaaaaatgtgccCTTTTTTAGACTTTCATTTACTACTTTACTCGTTttcctataaaataaaaaaaaatcactagctcctttgttgttgttctgttctttctgtCCTTTTCTTTGTATCTATTATACAgttcacaaaagcaaaaaaggccTCTAACACTATCTTGCTCTGTTGTTTTCTATTCTacctaatttctttttatttattaatcaaaattatgtattacacttgtcaaaaaataaaataaaaataaatatatatatatatatatatatatatatatatatatatatatatatatatatatatatatatatattataattaatttattttatttaattaatttatttatttagtataattcTGGCAGAAAacgttttataatttttattatatgttaaagTAAAGAAGCCTATAGTACTGCTAACAGCAAAATAAATGGATGTTTTATTTTCCGTCTCTTAGGCAACAGCTGCAGCCAATAACATCTCAGCGACGCCGACGTTCCTGTTCTTCCGAAACAAAGTGCGCGTGGACCAGTATCAGGGCGCGGATGCTTCGGGCCTGGAGGAGAAGATCAAACAGCATGTGGAGAACGATCCCGGCAGCAACGAGGACTCGGATATTCCCAAAGGATACGTGAGGAGACGCCGCCTGTACTGTGTGtgagattgagtgtgtgtgtgtgtgtgagagagagtaatcgtgtgtgtgtgtgtgtgtgtgtgtgttcagatggaCCTGATGCCGTTCGTGAATAAAGCGGGATGTGAATGTCTCAACGAGAGCGACGACTGTGGCTTCGACAACTGTTTAATCAAGGACTCGTCTTACCTGGAGTCAGACTGCGATGAACAGGTGCACGTCCTTCGGAGCTTTTTGACGCTGTAGCTTTAAATGTCCTGTTTACCTGGAAGGTGTTTTGGGCAACACGTTCCCTCGATTTATCTTAATGAGTAGTTAGTGCACTGTAAGTTTAGGTATGGGGTGGGATTAGGGATGTGCAATAAGGTCATTTAGAATAAGGCtttaatgtgtgcttaattagcactaacggggaatggctaatattctggtAATACGCATGCTTGCAACAAATAATAGctgttactgtaaaataaagggATACCCTGTTTTGTCACACTATCACAGAAattcacaaacttttttttttcttttcatttaagaTATTTACTTGAAATCgatttttaagttaataaaagGGCACatctgaatttatatatatatatatatatatatatatatatatatatatatatatatatatatatatatatatatatatatttatttatttatttatttttattattttatttattttttatttttttttttggtaggtgtattttatttagcagtgttttttatttatttatttttttaaatatactattatagatttaatttatttttaaataatggcattttaatttgtattcagttattactaatattattaataattaccaATGGTCAggtcaaaaataatttataactgCTTAATCCAGTGTTTAGGAGcagtattttagtatttgtttatatacttgtagagttttcatttattattttgaattagttgttatttttagtttagttttaattattattattattattaattaattaattgtaaatattatatataaaaaaaatatatatatatatatatatatatatatatatatatatatatatatatatatatattttttttttttttttttttttttaaattccactTTAGTAGTTGTAGGGTTTCTATTACATGCCATtgtattttctgtgttttcttgaAGAACATGAGCCGTGTCTGAT
This window of the Puntigrus tetrazona isolate hp1 unplaced genomic scaffold, ASM1883169v1 S000001111, whole genome shotgun sequence genome carries:
- the txnl1 gene encoding thioredoxin-like protein 1; amino-acid sequence: MVGVKVIGTDSEFQAELSGAGSRLAVVKFTMSGCRPCVRIAPAFNMLSNKYPQVVFLEVDVHVCQATAAANNISATPTFLFFRNKVRVDQYQGADASGLEEKIKQHVENDPGSNEDSDIPKGYMDLMPFVNKAGCECLNESDDCGFDNCLIKDSSYLESDCDEQLLITIAFNQPVKLFSMKLLAAELAQAPKSVKIFINLPRSMGFDDAERSEATQALDLSEEDYKDDGLIPLRYVKFQNVNSVTLFIKSNHGDEETTKVNYLTFIGTPVQATNMNDFKRVVGKKGESH